From Bacillus sp. Bos-x628, the proteins below share one genomic window:
- the asnB gene encoding asparagine synthase (glutamine-hydrolyzing) yields MCGFVGVLNHRPLSETTEQEELIQQMNRLIVHRGPDDEGYYHDEHVGFGFRRLSIIDVEHGKQPLSYEDEKYWIIFNGEIYNYVELKEELVKMGYTFSTDSDTEVLLATYRHYKEEAASKLRGMFAFLIWDKETQLLYGARDPFGIKPLYFTQMDDRVYFASERKSLMAVNENILFDETALQQYMSFQFVPEPNTLDQKVQKVEPGHQFTLRPGQEIQFKTYWKVQFKPEQTQEQKLIEEVRDAIYDSVKVHMRSDVPVGSFLSGGIDSSFIVSVAKEFHPELKTFSVGFQQDGFSEVDVAKETADKLGLQNFSAVISPEEYMNELPKIVWHLDDPLADPAAIPLYFVAKEAKKQVTVVLSGEGADELFGGYNIYREPLSLKPFESVPSMLKKLLLRLARLMPEGMKGKSFIIRGCTPLEERYIGNAKIFEEPVKKNLLKQYDPNVTYRDVTKTYFEESAGYSDINKMQYVDIHTWMRGDILLKADKMTMANSLELRVPFLDKVVFEAASKIPEELKTKDGTTKYLLRKAAEGIVPDHVLNRKKLGFPVPIRHWLKNEMNAWAKDIIQNSQTDEYINKEYVLDLLNEHCAGKADHSRKIWTVLIFMIWYSIYVERSIDPEQLNHQPKEVIFSS; encoded by the coding sequence ATGTGTGGGTTTGTTGGTGTATTGAATCACCGTCCATTGTCCGAAACGACAGAACAGGAAGAGTTAATTCAACAAATGAATCGCCTCATCGTTCATCGTGGTCCGGATGATGAGGGATACTATCATGATGAGCATGTAGGATTTGGATTTAGACGCTTAAGTATTATAGATGTGGAACATGGAAAGCAGCCGCTTTCTTATGAAGATGAGAAGTATTGGATTATTTTTAACGGAGAAATTTACAATTATGTGGAGTTAAAGGAAGAGCTTGTGAAAATGGGCTATACATTCAGTACAGATTCTGATACTGAAGTGCTTCTTGCTACATATCGTCATTATAAAGAAGAAGCGGCTTCTAAGCTTCGCGGAATGTTTGCGTTTCTCATTTGGGATAAAGAAACGCAGCTACTATATGGCGCAAGAGATCCTTTTGGAATCAAACCACTTTATTTTACACAAATGGATGATCGAGTGTACTTTGCTTCTGAACGCAAAAGCCTTATGGCTGTAAATGAGAACATTTTATTTGATGAGACAGCCTTGCAGCAATATATGTCCTTCCAATTTGTTCCTGAGCCAAATACACTTGATCAAAAAGTGCAAAAAGTAGAGCCGGGTCATCAGTTTACATTGCGTCCTGGTCAAGAAATTCAATTTAAGACATACTGGAAAGTCCAATTCAAGCCTGAACAAACACAAGAGCAAAAATTAATAGAAGAAGTAAGGGATGCCATCTATGATTCTGTGAAAGTGCATATGAGAAGTGATGTACCTGTTGGTTCATTCCTATCAGGCGGTATCGATTCTTCTTTCATTGTGTCTGTTGCAAAGGAATTTCACCCTGAGCTGAAAACGTTCTCTGTTGGCTTCCAGCAAGATGGTTTCAGTGAGGTCGATGTGGCAAAGGAAACAGCCGATAAGCTCGGTTTGCAAAATTTTAGTGCAGTCATTTCCCCAGAGGAATATATGAACGAGCTTCCAAAGATTGTTTGGCACTTGGATGATCCTTTAGCTGATCCAGCGGCGATTCCGCTTTATTTCGTTGCAAAAGAAGCGAAAAAACAAGTGACAGTTGTTCTATCTGGTGAGGGAGCAGACGAGCTATTCGGTGGATACAATATTTACCGCGAGCCGCTTTCCTTAAAACCATTTGAATCTGTTCCATCTATGCTGAAAAAGCTACTTCTTCGTTTGGCGCGTTTGATGCCAGAAGGAATGAAAGGAAAAAGCTTCATCATCCGTGGCTGTACACCTTTAGAAGAGCGTTATATCGGAAATGCGAAAATCTTTGAAGAGCCAGTGAAGAAAAACCTGTTAAAACAATATGATCCAAATGTAACGTATCGTGATGTCACAAAGACATACTTCGAGGAAAGTGCAGGATACAGTGATATTAACAAAATGCAATATGTTGATATCCATACTTGGATGCGCGGTGACATATTGCTAAAAGCAGATAAGATGACCATGGCCAATTCTCTTGAGCTTCGTGTTCCGTTTCTGGATAAGGTTGTATTTGAAGCGGCTTCTAAAATTCCTGAAGAGCTCAAAACGAAAGATGGCACAACTAAATACTTGTTGCGTAAAGCAGCAGAGGGTATTGTACCAGATCATGTGTTAAATCGTAAAAAACTAGGATTCCCTGTACCAATTCGTCATTGGCTGAAAAATGAAATGAATGCTTGGGCGAAAGATATCATTCAAAATAGTCAAACGGATGAGTATATTAACAAAGAATATGTACTTGATCTATTAAATGAACATTGTGCTGGTAAAGCAGATCATAGTCGTAAGATTTGGACAGTCTTAATCTTTATGATCTGGTACAGCATATATGTAGAGCGCAGTATTGACCCAGAACAGTTGAATCATCAACCAAAAGAAGTCATTTTTAGTTCATGA
- a CDS encoding gamma carbonic anhydrase family protein, whose amino-acid sequence MIYPYHQFTPEIHESVFVADNTIITGDVTIGEYSSVWFQTVIRGDVAPVRIGKNVNIQDLSCLHQSPGKPLLIEDGATIGHQVTLHSSIIRKNALIGMGSIILDGAEIGEGAFIGAGSLVPQGKVIPNGTLAFGRPAKVVRTLTDEDIQDMDRIRREYVEKGQYYRSLLSR is encoded by the coding sequence GTGATTTATCCGTATCATCAATTTACACCTGAGATTCATGAATCGGTCTTTGTAGCAGATAACACCATTATTACTGGCGATGTCACAATCGGAGAATATTCAAGCGTTTGGTTCCAAACTGTCATCAGAGGCGATGTCGCTCCTGTGAGAATCGGAAAAAACGTCAATATTCAAGACTTGTCCTGTCTGCATCAAAGCCCTGGAAAACCACTTCTTATTGAAGATGGTGCTACAATTGGACACCAAGTCACATTACATAGCTCAATCATTCGAAAAAATGCCCTCATTGGAATGGGATCGATCATTCTCGATGGAGCGGAAATTGGTGAAGGAGCCTTTATCGGTGCAGGCAGTCTCGTCCCGCAAGGAAAGGTCATCCCAAACGGTACACTCGCTTTTGGTCGTCCAGCCAAAGTCGTTCGCACATTAACAGATGAAGACATTCAGGATATGGATCGTATCCGTAGAGAATATGTAGAAAAAGGACAATATTATCGTTCCCTTTTATCCCGCTAA